The following coding sequences lie in one Myxococcales bacterium genomic window:
- a CDS encoding carboxypeptidase regulatory-like domain-containing protein gives MPPPYGPGYSRLDAMGQSILRKMRRPNLPLLAVALAMLALRPDVPNPARPSPSSLKGREPLASLGEDSKLSSSTHIQANATGAFHGYVHDEHALPMPQVEVIFAGSGVWPARKAVTDSKGRFHITGVPEGIYEIRATHAKLVADPLEGLLLKDGESREVELVLKPGQTLSAVVRDVGTHKPIANAQVIISEDALGFIPKATRTDNEGRFHMAGLRAMIHRISVRAAGYVPLIGAQHAPGGPPITFTLERGAVLSGRLVDESGSAIAGASLELMGSETDDMPILLSANTEVFRDALFDAQMNGPTPVYPQGELGVTYGKVPRIPHTPLALPESANPAPVDSRFVSDGTGHFSLMGVPSGKLQIIARHPSYAWSFSNPLIVKAGATLKNITIMLSKGGSIDGQVMDAVGLPVPHVRVQVKVAREPWPRQTLSGNDGRFQVDSLFGVVEIDAYGGRESLARTTLEVQPGMRHAVTLRLAHAAFTLAGQVRERGRFGVAGAQVTVRTSSVRRSTVTGSDGRFALSGLPEPPYSLSVEHADFALYQQSQVAERDDLTIELHPGGAITGQIFDKHRGIGIGNATITARLLEDSREARTAHANTSGKFEISRLIAGNYSLTFSAPGYIPAEKTAVLTPHSSGLSQVDVHSIELEPAGSISGEVVDRHGDPVPGAQVAFGDPPLWEESATTGEKGSFRLEVAPGRYRLSARHPQAGEGTSRRDIRAFAGQDSPAAYLKLNGALP, from the coding sequence ATGCCGCCTCCCTATGGGCCAGGGTATTCCCGTTTAGACGCCATGGGCCAAAGCATACTACGCAAAATGCGACGTCCCAATCTCCCGCTCTTGGCTGTCGCGCTCGCGATGCTAGCCCTTCGGCCCGACGTTCCAAACCCCGCCCGCCCCTCTCCTTCCAGCTTAAAAGGTAGGGAGCCCCTGGCGTCGCTGGGTGAGGATTCCAAGCTCAGCTCAAGCACCCACATTCAAGCCAATGCCACGGGTGCCTTTCATGGTTACGTGCACGACGAGCACGCGCTCCCCATGCCCCAGGTAGAAGTCATCTTTGCCGGGAGCGGAGTATGGCCCGCACGAAAAGCAGTCACTGACAGCAAAGGACGTTTTCATATCACCGGCGTGCCCGAGGGGATATACGAAATACGCGCCACGCACGCGAAGCTGGTTGCCGATCCGCTTGAAGGCCTTTTGCTTAAGGATGGGGAATCTCGGGAGGTCGAGCTGGTCCTCAAACCAGGACAAACCTTGAGCGCCGTGGTGCGGGATGTGGGCACGCACAAACCCATTGCCAACGCACAGGTCATCATCAGCGAGGACGCGCTCGGGTTCATTCCGAAAGCCACCCGTACGGATAACGAGGGGCGCTTTCATATGGCGGGGCTCCGCGCGATGATTCACCGCATTTCTGTGCGCGCGGCAGGCTATGTGCCGCTCATCGGAGCGCAACATGCGCCAGGTGGACCACCTATCACGTTCACACTCGAACGGGGCGCGGTGCTTAGTGGTCGTCTCGTGGACGAAAGTGGATCAGCCATAGCCGGGGCTTCTTTGGAACTCATGGGTAGCGAAACCGATGATATGCCTATCCTGCTTTCGGCCAACACAGAGGTGTTTCGTGATGCGCTTTTTGACGCACAGATGAACGGACCGACGCCCGTATATCCTCAAGGAGAACTCGGCGTGACTTATGGGAAGGTGCCGCGCATACCCCACACACCGTTGGCCTTACCCGAAAGCGCAAACCCAGCCCCGGTTGACAGCCGGTTTGTGTCAGACGGCACCGGCCACTTTTCCCTCATGGGAGTCCCTTCAGGAAAGCTGCAAATTATTGCGCGTCACCCGTCGTACGCCTGGTCGTTCAGCAATCCGCTAATAGTAAAGGCGGGCGCCACCCTAAAGAACATCACGATAATGCTCAGCAAAGGCGGCAGCATCGATGGCCAAGTGATGGATGCTGTGGGCCTGCCTGTCCCCCACGTGCGCGTCCAGGTCAAAGTGGCGCGCGAACCCTGGCCCAGACAAACGCTCAGTGGAAACGACGGGAGATTCCAAGTCGACTCCCTCTTTGGGGTGGTGGAGATTGATGCTTATGGGGGACGTGAGTCGCTCGCGCGCACCACTCTCGAGGTGCAGCCGGGGATGAGACACGCGGTCACGCTAAGGCTCGCCCATGCGGCCTTTACCCTGGCAGGACAAGTGCGGGAGCGCGGGCGTTTTGGGGTCGCCGGCGCGCAAGTCACGGTGCGCACTAGCAGCGTTCGGCGTTCCACGGTGACCGGCAGCGACGGTCGGTTCGCGCTTTCAGGACTGCCGGAGCCACCGTATTCGCTGAGTGTTGAGCACGCGGATTTTGCGCTCTATCAACAATCTCAGGTCGCTGAGCGAGACGATCTCACGATTGAGCTCCATCCCGGGGGCGCGATAACCGGCCAGATCTTTGATAAACATCGAGGCATTGGCATTGGTAATGCCACAATAACGGCCCGCCTGCTCGAAGATTCCCGAGAAGCCCGCACGGCCCATGCCAACACTTCGGGTAAATTCGAGATTTCGCGACTAATCGCCGGAAATTATTCCTTAACTTTTAGCGCGCCCGGGTATATTCCCGCGGAAAAAACTGCCGTTCTCACTCCCCATTCATCAGGCTTGTCGCAGGTCGATGTACACAGCATCGAGCTTGAGCCCGCCGGCAGTATCTCCGGCGAAGTCGTCGATCGGCATGGCGATCCAGTACCCGGAGCCCAAGTGGCTTTTGGAGACCCACCTCTATGGGAGGAAAGCGCCACGACAGGCGAAAAAGGGAGTTTCCGCCTAGAGGTGGCTCCCGGGCGATACCGCCTGTCCGCACGGCACCCCCAAGCCGGCGAAGGGACATCCCGGCGCGACATTCGCGCTTTTGCGGGACAGGATTCTCCGGCGGCATACCTGAAACTGAATGGCGCACTCCCTTAG
- a CDS encoding RluA family pseudouridine synthase, which translates to MTPSGIHQEGSEQPIVLRFFVEHEFAGVRLDRFVQLRIPRLSRTRAQAIIKACAFREDGSRRRPSDKVRAGETVLLVRSRFEEPDAPREFGIIYEDQELLIVDKPAGLPVHPSATYHRNTLTWLLKEQFPENPPRIVHRLDKETSGVLVCARSLASERALKQCFERRTMQKEYLAIVHGTVKPDEGRIELPMIAAPEQFHMLMRVCDKGTGLMALTDFKVQARGSRYSMLRLFPQTGRQHQLRVHLAALGHPIVGDKLYGRDGMAPFWEFVRHGMSVELAKSLGHWRHALHACTLRMPRLGTQAMMTWEAPFPEDLNRVWEEQWCQP; encoded by the coding sequence ATGACACCCAGCGGCATTCACCAAGAGGGCTCCGAGCAGCCGATTGTGTTGCGATTTTTTGTGGAGCACGAATTCGCGGGCGTGCGTCTCGACCGATTCGTGCAGTTGCGCATACCCCGGCTTTCGAGGACCCGCGCCCAGGCCATCATCAAAGCGTGCGCGTTTCGGGAAGACGGCTCACGTCGCCGTCCCAGCGATAAGGTCAGGGCGGGAGAAACGGTCCTGCTCGTGCGGTCCCGTTTTGAGGAGCCTGATGCACCGAGGGAGTTCGGCATTATTTATGAGGACCAGGAGCTGTTGATCGTGGACAAGCCCGCGGGCCTGCCCGTTCATCCGAGCGCCACGTATCACCGCAACACATTGACCTGGTTGCTGAAGGAACAGTTTCCGGAGAATCCTCCCCGGATCGTGCATCGCTTGGACAAGGAAACCAGTGGCGTGTTGGTGTGCGCGCGCAGTCTCGCGTCCGAGCGGGCGCTTAAGCAGTGTTTCGAACGCCGCACGATGCAAAAGGAGTATCTGGCGATTGTGCACGGGACCGTGAAACCCGACGAGGGCCGTATCGAGTTACCAATGATTGCGGCGCCTGAACAATTCCATATGTTGATGCGCGTTTGTGATAAAGGTACGGGGCTTATGGCGTTAACGGACTTCAAGGTGCAAGCACGGGGATCTCGGTATTCGATGTTACGGCTTTTCCCGCAAACCGGACGTCAGCATCAGCTGCGGGTGCATCTTGCGGCGCTTGGCCATCCGATCGTGGGGGATAAGCTTTATGGGCGGGATGGAATGGCGCCGTTCTGGGAGTTTGTACGCCACGGGATGAGCGTGGAGCTTGCGAAATCGTTGGGGCATTGGCGACATGCGCTTCATGCGTGTACGCTGCGTATGCCGCGTTTGGGGACGCAGGCCATGATGACGTGGGAGGCTCCATTTCCAGAAGACTTAAATCGCGTATGGGAGGAGCAGTGGTGTCAGCCGTAG
- a CDS encoding serine/threonine protein kinase produces MRRTKQLGRYQIMTRIAFGGMAEIFRGFTYEEGFRKDIAIKKVLPYYLEEPQFLDMLTDEFKLVSHLRHPNIAEVYELAEVERSLLIAMEYVDGKDLRSIIDRLQSRGMLMELDNAAYIIARALDGLHHAHCARDRRGEVLAIVHRDFSPSNVLVSYDGRIKICDFGIAKARHSRIRTKTGIIKGKIRYMSPEQTYGRTLDLRSDIFSAGSVVYELATGQPAFHADNEMDLIFAVREAAPPACQDVNPRVPDQLARIIERAMARSRSGRYQTSIEFRDALLEFIRTINPHYTRTKLAESQRKIWAPEIESELRAMEEYAIGDALSSDFGINLIAEVLGPDAPYSSFNPSPTRSHDDSEKRPSGRALHEMRTLMVNVQEPLSLERDITSADHVGSQDDTLETTLEHELSAEPTQVSEDSRSIHKKT; encoded by the coding sequence ATGCGTCGCACCAAACAACTCGGTCGCTACCAGATCATGACTCGTATCGCATTCGGCGGGATGGCGGAAATCTTTAGGGGATTCACCTATGAAGAGGGGTTTAGGAAGGATATCGCCATCAAGAAGGTTCTCCCCTATTACTTAGAGGAGCCGCAGTTTTTGGACATGCTGACTGACGAATTCAAGCTCGTCAGCCATTTGCGCCATCCCAATATCGCCGAGGTCTATGAGCTGGCCGAAGTGGAGAGGTCTCTGTTGATCGCCATGGAATATGTCGACGGAAAGGATCTTCGGTCCATCATCGACCGTCTTCAATCGCGCGGAATGCTAATGGAACTCGACAATGCTGCTTACATCATCGCGCGTGCACTTGATGGTTTGCATCACGCGCATTGCGCACGCGATCGCAGAGGCGAGGTTCTCGCGATTGTCCACAGAGACTTTAGCCCTTCCAATGTATTGGTGTCTTACGACGGGCGCATAAAAATATGCGACTTCGGTATCGCCAAGGCAAGACACAGCCGCATTCGTACAAAAACGGGCATCATCAAGGGGAAAATTCGTTACATGTCGCCCGAGCAGACCTACGGCCGTACCTTAGACTTGCGCAGCGATATCTTCAGCGCCGGTAGCGTCGTCTACGAACTTGCTACCGGCCAGCCTGCGTTTCACGCGGACAACGAGATGGATCTTATCTTCGCGGTGAGAGAGGCCGCGCCACCTGCATGTCAAGACGTAAATCCGCGCGTTCCCGATCAGCTTGCCCGCATTATTGAGCGTGCCATGGCGCGCTCTCGTTCCGGCCGTTACCAAACCTCCATTGAGTTTCGCGATGCGTTGCTAGAGTTCATCCGGACCATTAATCCGCACTATACCCGCACCAAACTGGCTGAATCCCAGCGAAAAATCTGGGCTCCGGAAATAGAAAGTGAGCTCCGAGCCATGGAGGAATATGCCATCGGGGATGCGCTAAGCAGTGATTTCGGGATTAATCTCATCGCTGAAGTACTTGGTCCGGATGCCCCGTATTCGAGCTTTAATCCCAGCCCCACTCGCAGTCATGATGATAGCGAAAAGCGCCCCAGCGGCCGGGCGCTACACGAAATGCGCACGCTAATGGTCAATGTGCAGGAGCCTCTATCTCTAGAAAGGGACATCACGTCAGCAGACCATGTGGGCTCTCAGGATGACACCCTGGAGACCACCTTGGAACACGAGCTCTCCGCCGAGCCCACGCAGGTATCGGAAGACAGCAGATCGATACACAAAAAAACATAG
- a CDS encoding serine protein kinase PrkA, which produces MRERIEQIASSIKRQFDAERPVLSFEEYLELFKENPWRHTRDAARYLRDCFDHAGSYAVKRPWGESRRFRLFDRTDGLEHDAIHHDLCLIGHEQVQDAFYRALSNFVREGRPNRLILLHGPNGSAKSTFASCVLRALERYSHSDEGPLYTFSWVFPGGQDGKTIGFSAKKLAHGGDSFAHLDEDQIEVKMRSELRESPLLLLPKAERQRLLIEFYDKEGIGEAPPEGLFDGELSHKNRQIFQALLTAYHGDLKRVLAHARIERFHISRRYRVGAVTVGPQMSVDAHERQISQDMSLNSLPASLSALTLYEAFGDLVDASGGILEYSDLLKRPLEAWKYLLLAIEDGQVPLAMSNLSLNSVFIASSNELHLAAFREHHEYNSFRARINPIRMPYLLDYVQEQEIYDTQIVPHLSCPPAPHATMVAALWAVLTRLRHAQRDSFENPALGQLAAELTPLEKADLYAEGRVPERLSREDAALLRAGIGTLWKEADAHAHYEGLTGASPRELRTLLLDAAQRPGSDHLSPVAVLEQIEALCIRSDYPFLKETAEAAYHDHRGFIATVRQRWLEKVDDELRMCTGLVRQQQHVEVFDRYVTHVSNWLKNEKVYSRATGRYDLPDEEFMKGIEATLGIDTDSRGFRRSLISKIGAHALDNPGKPVDYEAVFPQPIQRLRQAYYQERQGQIRQIAEDMLALVSFEGATLEGTREPQARKTLAAMKTACGYSDASLRVALSELVKL; this is translated from the coding sequence ATGCGTGAGCGCATCGAACAGATCGCGAGCTCGATCAAGCGCCAGTTTGATGCGGAGCGCCCCGTGCTTTCTTTCGAGGAGTATCTAGAGCTCTTTAAGGAAAATCCGTGGCGGCACACTCGCGATGCTGCGCGCTACCTTCGCGATTGCTTTGATCATGCAGGCAGCTACGCAGTCAAGAGGCCGTGGGGCGAGAGTCGAAGATTTCGGCTGTTTGATCGGACCGACGGACTCGAGCATGATGCGATTCATCACGACCTGTGTCTAATCGGGCATGAGCAGGTGCAGGATGCGTTCTATCGGGCGTTGTCTAACTTCGTTCGCGAGGGCCGTCCCAATCGCCTTATCTTGCTGCATGGCCCAAACGGAAGCGCCAAAAGTACTTTTGCGAGCTGCGTATTGCGCGCGCTTGAGCGCTACTCCCATTCGGACGAGGGGCCTCTCTACACGTTTTCATGGGTGTTTCCAGGTGGCCAAGATGGTAAAACTATTGGGTTTTCTGCAAAAAAGCTCGCCCATGGCGGCGATAGCTTCGCCCATCTCGATGAAGACCAAATCGAGGTGAAAATGCGCAGTGAATTGCGTGAATCCCCCCTGCTGTTGTTGCCCAAAGCTGAACGACAGCGATTGCTGATAGAGTTTTACGACAAAGAGGGCATTGGGGAGGCGCCGCCCGAGGGTTTGTTTGACGGCGAACTAAGCCACAAGAACCGCCAAATTTTTCAGGCTCTTCTGACCGCATATCATGGCGACCTCAAGCGGGTGCTGGCTCATGCGCGCATCGAGCGCTTTCATATTTCACGCCGATATCGCGTCGGAGCGGTAACGGTCGGTCCGCAAATGTCAGTGGATGCACATGAGCGGCAAATCTCCCAGGACATGTCGCTTAATTCGCTGCCGGCATCATTGAGCGCCTTGACGCTCTATGAGGCGTTTGGGGATCTCGTCGACGCATCGGGCGGCATACTCGAATACAGCGACTTGCTCAAGCGACCCCTTGAAGCTTGGAAGTATTTACTCTTGGCCATTGAAGACGGCCAAGTTCCGCTCGCCATGTCGAATTTGTCTCTCAACAGCGTTTTTATTGCCAGCTCGAACGAGCTTCATCTGGCAGCGTTTAGAGAGCACCACGAATACAACTCATTTCGTGCGCGCATCAATCCGATTCGCATGCCCTATCTGCTGGATTACGTCCAGGAGCAGGAGATCTATGACACGCAAATCGTGCCCCACCTCAGCTGTCCTCCTGCACCTCATGCGACCATGGTGGCGGCGCTATGGGCGGTTTTGACGCGCTTGCGTCATGCGCAACGAGACAGCTTTGAAAATCCGGCACTGGGGCAGCTGGCGGCAGAACTCACGCCGCTAGAAAAAGCCGATTTGTACGCCGAGGGGCGGGTGCCGGAACGGCTATCGCGGGAAGATGCAGCGCTTTTGCGTGCGGGTATCGGGACATTGTGGAAGGAGGCGGATGCTCACGCGCACTACGAAGGACTCACGGGCGCCTCTCCTCGCGAACTACGGACGCTGCTCTTGGATGCCGCGCAACGTCCCGGCTCGGACCATTTGTCTCCTGTCGCGGTGCTCGAACAAATCGAAGCTCTCTGTATTCGGAGTGATTATCCGTTTTTGAAAGAGACGGCGGAAGCGGCTTATCACGACCATCGCGGGTTTATCGCAACGGTGCGCCAACGGTGGCTCGAGAAGGTGGACGATGAGCTTCGCATGTGCACGGGGTTGGTGAGACAGCAGCAGCATGTGGAGGTGTTCGATCGCTATGTGACCCACGTGTCGAATTGGTTGAAGAATGAGAAAGTTTACAGTCGTGCCACGGGCAGATACGACCTTCCCGATGAGGAATTCATGAAAGGAATAGAGGCAACTCTTGGAATCGACACCGATTCCCGAGGTTTTCGCCGTAGCCTGATCAGTAAAATCGGGGCACATGCGCTTGATAATCCCGGCAAACCTGTCGATTACGAGGCCGTGTTCCCGCAACCCATTCAGCGGCTACGACAAGCCTATTATCAGGAGCGGCAGGGGCAAATACGCCAAATTGCAGAGGATATGTTGGCGCTGGTCTCTTTCGAGGGAGCCACGCTCGAAGGGACGCGCGAACCGCAGGCGCGGAAGACACTTGCCGCGATGAAAACCGCATGCGGCTATTCTGATGCATCTCTGCGCGTAGCCTTGAGCGAGTTGGTCAAGCTCTAA
- a CDS encoding pyridoxine 5'-phosphate synthase yields MSVRLQVNVDHVATLRQARGASYPDPIRVAELSELAGVDGITVHLREDRRHIQDEDVLRLRKVVRKLNLEMAATPAMLTFAQRARPNTVTLVPERREEKTTEGGLDVAGHRVVIAEICAELSKTAIAPYVFIDPDAIQVQGALDIGCAGVEFHTGDFANASGESQVREQLARLQSAARKLTDQSPALVVAAGHGLTLGNVELLVREVPQLGELNIGHAMIGDAIILGIQQAVCAFRRAIQNGQRGRRMPEDRS; encoded by the coding sequence ATGTCCGTCCGACTGCAGGTCAACGTGGATCACGTTGCGACGTTGCGTCAGGCACGAGGGGCATCATATCCGGATCCCATTCGCGTCGCTGAGTTGAGCGAACTCGCGGGCGTGGATGGCATCACGGTCCATCTGCGAGAGGACCGTCGGCACATTCAGGACGAAGACGTCCTTCGTCTGCGCAAAGTCGTCAGAAAGTTGAACCTTGAGATGGCTGCGACGCCGGCGATGCTGACATTCGCGCAACGTGCTCGCCCCAACACTGTGACCTTGGTGCCCGAGCGTCGTGAAGAAAAAACCACCGAAGGGGGACTCGATGTGGCTGGACATCGCGTGGTCATTGCTGAAATCTGCGCGGAGTTGAGCAAAACCGCTATTGCCCCCTATGTTTTTATTGATCCCGACGCGATCCAAGTGCAAGGCGCTCTAGACATCGGCTGCGCCGGGGTTGAATTTCACACCGGCGATTTTGCCAATGCCTCAGGAGAATCACAGGTGCGCGAGCAGCTCGCCCGACTACAGAGCGCAGCCCGCAAGCTCACGGACCAGTCTCCAGCGCTTGTCGTGGCTGCGGGGCACGGTCTTACGCTGGGGAATGTAGAATTGTTGGTGCGAGAGGTGCCTCAGCTTGGAGAGCTCAATATTGGTCACGCAATGATCGGGGATGCGATTATTCTGGGCATTCAACAAGCCGTGTGCGCTTTTCGTCGCGCTATTCAAAATGGCCAACGTGGGCGACGCATGCCAGAGGACCGTTCCTAG
- a CDS encoding NAD(P)H-hydrate dehydratase, producing the protein MIPLLSREQARGLDEHAVQELGISTLVLMENAGSQATRLIVQNFSPQLSRVLVTCGTGQNGADGWVCARHLRALGHHPMLWCLGDPETLTGDARVNCQAALKLGLKVTQGLSELERLLGEATLVVDALFGTGLSRPITGDAQRAIRAINEHALSTVALDVPSGIHADTGQICGEAICATMTVTFGGHKRGLCQHPGRAQAGKVHSVSLGVPVTEGSAMLMEERDLGRWLIERASDTHKGREGHVWVVGGSAGKSGAALLAGAGAMRSGAGSVTIASGSEAGAAIDAGVLECMTFRMSDDAHVAVRQIMRARGGMHAAVLGPGFGLEREPQAILHALALKLPVPAVLDADALWAWGEEGLDTLREAVAPRVLTPHPGEAARLLVCTVEEVQADRYGAALELAKQSRQVVILKGAGSIVAAPDGRMRICSRGSPAMATAGSGDVLAGMVAAQVRALKDVFDAASAGTLLHALSAESAAYGDRGLLAHEIAKQAPHVIAQAMERRP; encoded by the coding sequence ATGATTCCACTCCTCAGCAGGGAACAGGCGCGAGGTTTGGACGAGCATGCCGTTCAGGAACTCGGCATTTCAACGCTGGTGCTGATGGAGAATGCGGGTTCGCAAGCAACTCGACTGATCGTGCAGAATTTTTCTCCGCAGTTGTCGCGCGTGTTGGTGACGTGCGGCACCGGTCAAAACGGTGCTGACGGTTGGGTGTGCGCCCGGCATCTTCGCGCCTTGGGTCATCATCCCATGCTTTGGTGTCTCGGCGACCCGGAGACTCTGACTGGGGATGCACGTGTCAATTGTCAGGCCGCGCTCAAGCTCGGTCTAAAGGTTACGCAAGGTCTCTCGGAGCTTGAGCGACTGCTCGGAGAAGCGACCTTGGTGGTGGATGCGCTCTTTGGTACCGGATTATCGCGCCCCATAACGGGCGATGCACAGCGTGCGATACGTGCCATCAATGAACACGCTCTAAGTACTGTGGCGCTCGATGTGCCGAGCGGCATTCACGCCGATACCGGCCAGATATGCGGCGAAGCAATCTGTGCGACGATGACCGTGACATTTGGCGGGCACAAGCGGGGCCTCTGTCAGCATCCGGGCAGGGCACAAGCGGGCAAGGTGCACTCTGTTTCGTTGGGTGTACCTGTGACAGAGGGCAGCGCCATGCTCATGGAGGAACGAGACTTGGGCCGGTGGCTCATCGAACGCGCATCAGACACCCATAAGGGGCGAGAGGGCCACGTGTGGGTGGTGGGCGGAAGCGCGGGCAAATCCGGAGCTGCGTTGCTTGCTGGGGCCGGAGCGATGCGCTCGGGCGCGGGAAGCGTAACCATCGCCAGCGGGTCCGAAGCGGGAGCAGCGATCGATGCGGGGGTGTTAGAATGCATGACGTTTCGTATGTCCGATGATGCCCACGTCGCCGTCCGGCAGATCATGAGGGCTAGGGGCGGCATGCACGCGGCGGTGTTGGGTCCAGGCTTTGGCCTTGAGCGCGAACCGCAGGCTATCTTGCACGCCCTTGCCCTCAAGCTTCCGGTACCGGCAGTGCTCGATGCAGACGCACTCTGGGCTTGGGGTGAGGAAGGGTTAGATACGCTGCGCGAGGCAGTGGCCCCACGGGTGCTCACGCCCCATCCCGGCGAAGCTGCCCGATTGCTCGTTTGCACCGTCGAGGAAGTGCAGGCGGACCGTTACGGCGCCGCGCTTGAGCTCGCCAAACAATCGCGTCAAGTGGTGATCCTCAAAGGCGCAGGGAGTATTGTTGCCGCTCCCGATGGGCGTATGCGTATCTGTTCCCGCGGATCGCCGGCAATGGCCACCGCCGGCAGCGGCGACGTGTTGGCGGGCATGGTCGCTGCGCAAGTCCGCGCGCTCAAAGACGTGTTCGATGCCGCTAGTGCAGGGACATTGTTGCATGCTCTCAGTGCCGAAAGTGCCGCCTATGGGGATAGGGGACTGCTCGCGCATGAAATCGCGAAACAGGCACCTCATGTGATTGCGCAAGCGATGGAAAGAAGGCCCTGA
- a CDS encoding septal ring lytic transglycosylase RlpA family protein, with the protein MILSFVAIGGCLRPYHTNTSLEPGKEEVVSVSGGETYEGKASYYHDSLAGNHTANGEVYDPDKLTAASRTLPFGSEVKVVRIDTGKEVIVRINDRGPFADPDRIIDLSRAAAEALDMMVVGVIDVRLEVVEPPPGQRQ; encoded by the coding sequence ATGATTCTGAGCTTCGTGGCCATAGGAGGATGCCTGCGCCCATACCATACCAACACCAGTTTAGAGCCCGGCAAAGAGGAAGTGGTCTCCGTAAGCGGTGGCGAGACGTACGAAGGCAAAGCGAGCTATTATCACGACTCACTCGCCGGCAACCATACCGCAAACGGGGAGGTCTATGACCCAGACAAACTCACCGCAGCGAGTCGCACGCTGCCCTTTGGCAGTGAGGTCAAAGTGGTGCGAATCGACACAGGGAAGGAAGTCATAGTGCGCATCAACGATCGTGGTCCCTTTGCGGATCCCGATCGCATCATCGATTTGTCCCGCGCTGCGGCCGAGGCGCTTGATATGATGGTTGTGGGAGTGATTGACGTGCGTCTGGAAGTGGTGGAGCCGCCGCCGGGTCAGCGTCAATAG
- a CDS encoding RNA polymerase sigma factor, translated as MMRHVSDSVPLPEPLAPNDNAGFCEVFESCRKELFYRAQRLTRTRFDAEDLVQQTAEKAWLSWITAHEKKISRAWLHRIMYHAFIDGTRRKTCERAANGRWRSFRMQQAELSDHARGSNHDTWSDQVDTALSRLQRPARDVLLRVALQGETYDYVAKELNCPMGTVMSRLHRARRQLAQDLRSYALKSGYIKDAA; from the coding sequence GTGATGCGGCACGTATCCGATTCTGTCCCCTTGCCCGAGCCGTTGGCTCCGAATGACAATGCTGGGTTTTGCGAGGTCTTTGAGAGCTGCCGAAAGGAACTCTTTTATAGAGCACAGCGCTTGACCCGCACCCGCTTCGATGCAGAGGACTTGGTGCAACAGACAGCGGAAAAGGCGTGGCTGAGTTGGATTACCGCACACGAGAAAAAGATCTCTCGCGCCTGGCTGCATCGCATCATGTACCATGCTTTCATCGATGGGACTCGTCGCAAGACCTGCGAGAGAGCTGCCAACGGCCGCTGGCGAAGCTTCCGCATGCAGCAAGCCGAGCTCAGCGACCATGCGCGCGGTTCCAACCACGATACGTGGAGCGACCAGGTGGACACTGCCCTCAGTCGTCTACAACGTCCCGCCCGGGATGTGCTCCTGCGCGTCGCTTTGCAAGGAGAAACCTATGACTACGTCGCGAAAGAACTCAACTGTCCCATGGGGACGGTGATGTCCCGCCTGCACCGCGCGAGGCGCCAGCTTGCGCAGGACCTCAGGTCCTACGCCCTCAAATCCGGCTACATTAAAGACGCCGCCTAA